From Micromonospora carbonacea:
GGCACCGGCCGCAGCCCCCAGCCGGTGAGCAGCTCCACGCCCCGGGCCACCCGCTCGGGGCGGGTCGGCCCGGACGGCGACACCAGCAGCACCGTGTCGCCGGGGCGCAGGGCCGGTGGGCGCAGCACGGCGGCCGGGCGCGGCGCGGCGTCGTCGGCGGTCACAGCCGCAGAGCCTAGCCGCCGGCCGGCTCCCCGCAGCGGGCACTCCTGCACGGGACCGGACGCGCCCGGCGCGCGGGCCGAGGCGTTCCGGGCGGCGGTCGACGCACCCGATAGCCTCGACGGCGTGGGAACCGCGCTGGTGATCGAGAACGACCCGACCGACGACCCCCGCCGCCTGGGGGAGTGGCTGGTGGAGGGGGGCCTGGAGCTGCGCGTGCTGCGCCCGCACGCCGGCGACGACCTCCCCGACGACCTGGACGGGCACGTCGCGCTGGTGGTGCTCGGCGGCGACCAGCACGCCTACCCGGGCCCCGACGGCGCCCCCGGCGCACCCTGGTTCCCGAAACTGGAGGGGCTGCTGCGCAAGGCCGTCCGGCACCGGGTGCCCACCCTCGGCGTCTGCCTCGGCGCGCAGCTGCTCGCCACCGCCCACGCCGGCCTGGTCGAGCGCAGCCCGTCCGGGCCCGAGGTCGGCCCCGCCGTCGTCGGCCGCCGCGACGCCGCCGAGACCGACCCGCTGTTCCGGTACGTGCCGCTGATCCCCGACGTGCTCCAGTGGCACACCGACGAGATCACCGAGCTGCCGCACGGGGCGACCCTGCTGGCCGCGTCCACCCGCTACCCGCACCAGGCGTTCCGGCTCGGCGACCGGGCCTGGGGCCTCCAGTTCCACGTCGAGTGCGACACCGCGATGATCGCCGACTGGGCGACCGGCTCCGCCCTGCTCGACGAGCTGGGCTACGACCCCGAGCTGGTGGTCGCCGCCTGCGACCGGGTGATGGCCGACGTCGAGGAGGTGTGGCAGCCGTTCGCGATCCGGTTCGCCGCCCTCGCCCTCGGCGAGCTGGGCGACGACAGCGTCCGGCGCCCCCTGCCGCTGCTGGGGCACTGAGGCGATGATGAGCAGACCCGCGCGGGGCCGGCTCGCCCGCTACGGCTTCGGCACCGACGACGGCTCCCGCGCCGCCGACCTGCTCGGCCCGGCCGGGCTCGACCTGTGGCACCCGCAGGAGCAGGAGCCGGTCGACGACCGGGCCGCCGAGCTGCTGGCCGCGCTGTCCCGGGCCGCCGACCCCGACCTGGCCCTGCGCCAGCTGCACCGCCTCGTCGAGACCGAGCGCCGCACCACCGGGGGCACCGCCACGCCCGCCACCAACGGCAGCGGTGCGGGCGGTGCCGGCGACCGGCCCGCCGGCTCGGCCGTGCTGGACGCCCTGCACGCCGACCCGGGGCTGCGCCGGCGGCTCGTCGCCGTGCTCGGCGCGTCCTCGGCCCTCGGCGACCACCTGGTGGCCAACCCCCGGCAGTGGCCGGTGCTCGCCACGGCCCCCGACGGGCTCGCCCCCGCCGCCGAGGGCCGGCTCGACCTGGCCGCCGCCGCCCGCGTCACCCCGTCCACCCAGCCGGTGGCGGTGCTGCGGCAGGCGTACCGGCTGGCCCTGCTGCGCATCGCGGCGGCCGACCTGACCGGCGGCCGGGCCCTGGAGCAGACCATGGCCGCGCTGTCCGCGCTGGCCGACGCCACCCTCGCGGCGGCGTACGACATCGCGGTGGGCGAGCTGCCCGAGGGGACCGCCGTGCCCCGCCTCGGCGTGGTGGCGATGGGCAAGTGCGGCGGCGGCGAGCTCAACTACGTCTCCGACGTCGACGTGATCTTCGTCTGCGCCGAGGACGACGAGCTGCCGGCGGCCACCACGATCGCCACCCGGCTGATCCACGTCTGCGGGCTGGTCGCCTGGCCGGTCGACGCGGCGCTGCGCCCGGAGGGCAACCGGGGGCCGCTGGTGCGCACCCTCGCCAGCCACCTGGCCTACTACCGGCGCTGGGCGCGCACCTGGGAGTTCCAGGCGCTGCTGAAGGCCCGCCCGGCGGCCGGCGACCTGGCGCTGTGCCAGGAGTGGATCGACCAGCTCGCCCCGCTGGTGTGGACCGCCGCCGAGCGCCCCGAGGCCGTCGACGACGTCCGGTCGATGCGCCGGAAGATCATCGACAACATCCCGCCGAAGGAGCTGGACCGCGAGATCAAGCGCGGCCCCGGCGGGCTGCGCGACATCGAGTTCGCCGTCCAGCTCCTGCAACTGGTGCACGGCCGCGGCGACGAGACGCTGCGCGTGCCCGGGACGATCCCCGCCCTGCGCGCCCTGGTGGCCGGCGGCTACGTGGGCCGCGCCGACGGGGAGGCGCTGCTGCGCGGCTACCGCTTCCTGCGCGGCGTCGAGCACCGGCTCCAGCTCCAGGGCCTGCGCCGCACCCACACCGTGCCGACCGAACCGGCCGCGCTGCGCTGGCTCGCCGCCGCCCTCGGCTACGCGGCCACGCCGGGCCGCAGCGCCGTCGAGGAGTTCCGCGCCGAGTGGGTCACCCACGCCACCGAAGTACGCCGGCTGCACGCCAAGCTGCTCTACCGGCCCCTGCTGGAGTCGGTGGCCCGCGTCCCCGCCGACGGGCTGCGGCTCACCCCCGAGGCGGCCCGGCACCGGCTGGAGATCCTCGGCTTCGCCGACCCCGCCGGGGCGCTGCGGCACCTCCAGGCCCTCACCGGCGGGGTGAGCCGCACCGCCGCCATCCAGCGCACCCTGCTGCCGGTGCTGCTCAGCGAGTTCGCCGACGCCCCCGAGCCGGACCGGGGGCTGCTCAACTACCGGCAGGTCTCCGACTCCCTCGGCAGCACCCCCTGGTACCTGCGGCTGCTGCGCGACTCCGGCCCGGTGGCCCGCCGGCTGGCCCGCGTCCTGTCCTCCTCCCGGTACGCGGCCGACCTGCTGGCCCGCGAGCCGGAGGCGCTGCGGCTGCTCGCCGAGGAGAACGAGCTGACCCCCCGTCCGCGCGCCGTCCTCTGCGAGGGCTTCGCCGCCGCGGCGGCCCGGCACGCCGCCGACCCCGTCGAGGCGACCCGCGCCGTACGCGCGCTGCGCCGCCGGGAACTGGTCCGCATCGCCTGCGCCGACATGCTGAGCCGGGCCGGGTCGCTGGCCCCCACCCCCGGCCGGGACGCGGACCGGGTGGCCGCTGGCCGGGACGCCGACCGGCCGGCGTCCGGCCGGAACCCCGACGCCGCCGGGCGGGCCGCGCTCGGCCTCGCCGACGTCACCGCCGTCGGCACCGCCCTGTCCGACGTCACCGACGCCACCCTCGCCGCCGCGCTGCGCGCCGCCCGGGCCGCCCAGCCGGCCCTGCCCGGCCTGCGGTTCGCGGTGATCGGCATGGGCCGGCTCGGCGGGTACGAGTCGAACTACCTCTCCGACGCCGACGTGCTCTTCGTCTACGACCCGCCCGCCGGGGCCGACGAGGGCGCGGCCAGCGCCGCCGCCCACGCGATCGCCGAGGAGCTGCGCCGGCTGCTGTCCGCCCCCGCCCCCGACCCGGCGCTGGGCGTCGACGCCGACCTGCGCCCCGAGGGCCGGCAGGGTCCCCTCGTGCGCAGCCTCGCCGCGTACGCCCAGTACTACGCCCGCTGGTCGAAGGTGTGGGAGGCGCAGGCGCTGCTGCGCGCCCGGTTCGTCTGCGGCGACGCCGACCTGGGGACCGAGTTCGAGACGATGGTCGACCCCGTGCGCTATCCCGCCGACGGGCTGACCCGGGAGCAGATCGTCGAGATCCGCCGGATCAAGGCCCGGGTGGAGACCGAGCGGCTGCCCCGGGGCGCCGACCCGGCGACCCACACCAAGCTGGGCCGGGGCGGGCTCGCCGACGTCGAGTGGGCGGTGCAGCTGGTCCAGCTCCGGCACGCCGGCCGACTGCCGGAGCTGCGCGGCACGCGTACCCTCGACGCGCTCGCGGCAGCGGCCGGCGCGGGCCTGATCGACCCGGCGGACGCCACGGCGATGGCCGCCGGCTGGACCCTCGCCGCGCAGGTCCGCAACGCGCTGATGCTGGTGCGGGGCCGCGCCGGCGACCAACTGCCCCGGCACGGCGTGGAGCTGGCCGGGGTGGTGCGGCTGCTCGGCCGCGACGACCCGGGCGAGTTCCTCGACGAATACCTGCGCACCGCTCGCCGCTCCCGCGCGGCGATGGAACGCGTCCTCGATGCCTGAGG
This genomic window contains:
- a CDS encoding type 1 glutamine amidotransferase is translated as MGTALVIENDPTDDPRRLGEWLVEGGLELRVLRPHAGDDLPDDLDGHVALVVLGGDQHAYPGPDGAPGAPWFPKLEGLLRKAVRHRVPTLGVCLGAQLLATAHAGLVERSPSGPEVGPAVVGRRDAAETDPLFRYVPLIPDVLQWHTDEITELPHGATLLAASTRYPHQAFRLGDRAWGLQFHVECDTAMIADWATGSALLDELGYDPELVVAACDRVMADVEEVWQPFAIRFAALALGELGDDSVRRPLPLLGH
- a CDS encoding bifunctional [glutamine synthetase] adenylyltransferase/[glutamine synthetase]-adenylyl-L-tyrosine phosphorylase: MSRPARGRLARYGFGTDDGSRAADLLGPAGLDLWHPQEQEPVDDRAAELLAALSRAADPDLALRQLHRLVETERRTTGGTATPATNGSGAGGAGDRPAGSAVLDALHADPGLRRRLVAVLGASSALGDHLVANPRQWPVLATAPDGLAPAAEGRLDLAAAARVTPSTQPVAVLRQAYRLALLRIAAADLTGGRALEQTMAALSALADATLAAAYDIAVGELPEGTAVPRLGVVAMGKCGGGELNYVSDVDVIFVCAEDDELPAATTIATRLIHVCGLVAWPVDAALRPEGNRGPLVRTLASHLAYYRRWARTWEFQALLKARPAAGDLALCQEWIDQLAPLVWTAAERPEAVDDVRSMRRKIIDNIPPKELDREIKRGPGGLRDIEFAVQLLQLVHGRGDETLRVPGTIPALRALVAGGYVGRADGEALLRGYRFLRGVEHRLQLQGLRRTHTVPTEPAALRWLAAALGYAATPGRSAVEEFRAEWVTHATEVRRLHAKLLYRPLLESVARVPADGLRLTPEAARHRLEILGFADPAGALRHLQALTGGVSRTAAIQRTLLPVLLSEFADAPEPDRGLLNYRQVSDSLGSTPWYLRLLRDSGPVARRLARVLSSSRYAADLLAREPEALRLLAEENELTPRPRAVLCEGFAAAAARHAADPVEATRAVRALRRRELVRIACADMLSRAGSLAPTPGRDADRVAAGRDADRPASGRNPDAAGRAALGLADVTAVGTALSDVTDATLAAALRAARAAQPALPGLRFAVIGMGRLGGYESNYLSDADVLFVYDPPAGADEGAASAAAHAIAEELRRLLSAPAPDPALGVDADLRPEGRQGPLVRSLAAYAQYYARWSKVWEAQALLRARFVCGDADLGTEFETMVDPVRYPADGLTREQIVEIRRIKARVETERLPRGADPATHTKLGRGGLADVEWAVQLVQLRHAGRLPELRGTRTLDALAAAAGAGLIDPADATAMAAGWTLAAQVRNALMLVRGRAGDQLPRHGVELAGVVRLLGRDDPGEFLDEYLRTARRSRAAMERVLDA